One region of Vespula vulgaris chromosome 9, iyVesVulg1.1, whole genome shotgun sequence genomic DNA includes:
- the LOC127066575 gene encoding splicing factor 3B subunit 1 isoform X2, whose product MREQLLKGEETELRKKLAEKAKEGTLKANGEPKPVPKKRGRWDQTDDVPTSKKISGTSATPTSWDNADVTPAAIRWDETPGHGKGGETPGATPGISTRMWDATPGHAAPGAATPGRETPSHEKTVSSRRNRWDETPKTERETPGHSSGWAETPRTDRVTGDLIQETPTPSASKRRSRWDETPSNQTPGSMTPQTPATPLTTPHQATVLTPSGVTPTGPKAMGLATPTPGHLMSMTPEQLQAYRWEREIDERNRPLSDDELDALFPPGYKVLQPPAGYIPIRTPARKLTATPTPIAGTPQGFFIQTEDKNAKFVDNQPKGNLPFMKPEDAQYFDKLLVDVDEETLSPEEQKERKIMKLLLKIKNGTPPMRKAALRQITDKAREFGAGPLFNQILPLLMSPTLEDQERHLLVKVIDRILYKLDDLVRPYVHKILVVIEPLLIDEDYYARVEGREIISNLAKAAGLATMISTMRPDIDNIDEYVRNTTARAFAVVASALGIPSLLPFLKAVCRSKKSWQARHTGIKIVQQIAILMGCAILPHLKSLVEIIEHGLVDEQQKVRTITALAIAALAEAATPYGIESFDSVLKPLWKGIRTHRGKGLAAFLKAIGYLIPLMDAEYANYYTREVMLILIREFQSPDEEMKKIVLKVVKQCCGTDGVEAQYIKDEILPHFFKHFWNHRMALDRRNYRQLVDTTVEIANKVGASEIINRVVDDLKDENEQYRKMVMETIEKIMGNLGAADVDSRLEEQLIDGILYAFQEQTTEDVVMLNGFGTIVNTLGKRVKAYLPQICGTILWRLNNKSAKVRQQAADLISRIAVVMKTCQEEKLMGHLGVVLYEYLGEEYPEVLGSILGALKAIVNVIGMTKMTPPIKDLLPRLTPILKNRHEKVQENCIDLVGRIADRGPEYVSAREWMRICFELLELLKAHKKAIRRATVNTFGYIAKAIGPHDVLATLLNNLKVQERQNRVCTTVAIAIVAETCSPFTVLPALMNEYRVPELNVQNGVLKSLSFLFEYIGEMGKDYIYAVSPLLEDALMDRDLVHRQTACAAIKHMALGVYGFGCEDALIHLLNHVWPNVFETSPHLVQAFMDAVDGLRVALGPIKILQYTLQGLFHPARKVRDVYWKIYNSLYIGGQDALVAGYPRIMNDPKNQYIRYELDYIL is encoded by the exons ttaagaaagaaattagcaGAAAAAGCCAAGGAAGGTACTTTAAAAGCAAATGGTGAACCTAAACCAGTACCTAAGAAAAGAGGACGTTGGGATCAAACTGATGATGTTCCTACATCTAAGAAAATATCTGGAACTTCAGCTACGCCAACTTCATGGGATAATGCTGAT gTAACTCCGGCTGCTATTAGATGGGATGAAACTCCTGGCCATGGTAAAGGAGGAGAAACACCTGGAGCTACGCCAGGAATAAGCACTAGGATGTGGGATGCCACACCAGGGCATGCGGCTCCTGGTGCTGCTACTCCTGGTAGAGAAACACCATCACATGAAAAAACTGTTTCAAGTCGTAGAAATCGTTGGGATGAAACACCAAAAACAGAAAGAG aaacaccTGGACATAGCAGTGGATGGGCCGAAACTCCCAGAACAGATAGAGTAACCGGAGATTTAATTCAAGAAACACCAACACCATCAGCCAGTAAAAGGCGCAGTCGATGGGATGAAACGCCATCAAATCAAACGCCTGGGTCCATGACACCGCAAACACCTGCTACTCCACTTACAACTCCACACCAAGCCACTGTTTTAACTCCAAGTGGAGTTACACCCACAGGACCTAAAGCAATGGGTTTAGCAACCCCAACACCAGGACATTTGATGTCTATGACACCAGAACAACTACAAGCTTACCGttgggaaagagaaatagatgaaAGGAATAGACCACTTTCTGATGATGAATTAGATGCTTTATTCCCACCTGGTTATAAAGTTCTACAACCGCCTGCag gatATATACCAATACGTACACCTGCAAGAAAACTCACAGCAACACCAACTCCTATTGCTGGTACACCCCAAGGATTCTTTATCCAGACTGAAGATAAGAATGCAAAGTTTGTAGACAATCAACCAAAGGGCAATTTACCATTTATGAAACCAGAAGATGCtcaatattttgataaactCTTAGTTGATGTGGATGAAGAAACTCTTAGTCCAgaagaacaaaaggaaaggaaaattatgaaactactcctaaaaattaaaaatggtACACCACCAATGAGAAAGGCTGCTCTAAGACAAATTACAGATAAGGCAAGAGAATTTGGAGCCGGACCACTGTTCAATCAAATTCTGCCTCTATTGATGTCTCCTACTCTTGAAGATCAAGAAAGACATCTGCTTGTAAAAGTTATTGATcgtattctttataaattagaTGATTTGGTTAGACCATATGTGCACAAG attttAGTTGTTATTGAACCTTTGTTAATTGATGAAGACTATTATGCACGTGTTGAAGGTAGAGAAATCATTTCCAATTTAGCAAAAGCCGCAGGTTTAGCTACTATGATTTCCACAATGAGACCTGACATCGATAATATTGATGAATATGTTCGTAACACAACTGCTAGAGCATTTGCTGTTGTTGCTTCCGCCTTAGGAATTCCTTCACTATTACCGTTCTTAAAAGCTGTATGTCGTAGTAAAAAGTCTTGGCAAGCAAGACATACAGGTATTAAAATCGTTCAGCAAATCGCTATTCTTATGGGATGTGCTATATTACCACATTTGAAAAGCTTGGTCGAAATAATAGAACATg GACTGGTTGATGAACAACAAAAAGTTCGTACTATCACTGCATTAGCTATAGCAGCTTTAGCTGAAGCAGCAACACCATATGGTATTGAAAGCTTTGATTCTGTTTTAAAACCATTGTGGAAAGGTATACGGACACACAGAGGGAAAGGTTTAGCTGCATTTTTAAAAGCAATTGGATATCTTATACCTCTTATGGACGCTGAATATGCTAATTATTATACTCGCGAAGTGATGTTAATTCTTATTCGAGAATTTCAATCTCCGGatgaagagatgaaaaaaatagtcTTAAAA GTTGTCAAACAATGTTGCGGAACTGATGGCGTCGAAGcacaatatataaaagatgaaattctGCCACACTTCTTTAAGCATTTCTGGAATCACCGAATGGCATTAGATCGTAGGAATTATCGACAG CTTGTAGACACAACCGTAGAAATAGCAAATAAAGTTGGTGCatcagaaattattaatagagtAGTAGATGATTTAAAAGACGAAAATGaacaatatagaaaaatgGTTATGGAAACTATTGAAAAGATAATGGGTAATTTAGGAGCAGCTGATGTCGATTCTCGTTTGGAAGAACAACTTATTGATGGTATATTGTATGCATTTCAAGAACAAACTACAgag gATGTTGTAATGCTTAACGGCTTTGGTACTATTGTCAATACATTAGGAAAAAGAGTTAAGGCTTATTTACCTCAAATATGTGGTACCATATTATggagattaaataataaatctgcTAAAGTACGGCAGCAAGCAGCTGATCTAATTTCACGTATTGCAGTTGTTATGAAAACCTGTCAagaa gAAAAACTTATGGGTCATCTAGGTGTTGTACTTTATGAATATTTAGGTGAAGAATATCCAGAAGTTTTAGGCAGTATTTTGGGAGCTTTAAAGGCTATTGTTAATGTGATAGGAATGACTAAGATGACTCCAcctataaaagatttattaccACGACTGACTcctattttaaaaaatagacATGAAAAG gtACAAGAAAATTGTATCGATCTTGTAGGTAGAATAGCAGACAGAGGACCCGAATATGTTTCCGCTCGCGAATGGATGAGGATATGTTTTGAacttttagaattattaaagGCACATAAAAAAGCAATTAGACGAGCAACCGTAAATACTTTTGGTTATATTGCAAAAGCTATTGG ACCACATGATGTTTTAGCCacacttttaaataatttaaaagttcaAGAGCGTCAAAATCGTGTATGCACAACCGTAGCTATAGCCATAGTTGCAGAAACATGCAGCCCATTTACAGTTTTACCAGCATTAATGAATGAGTACAGAGTACCTGAATTAAATGTCCAGAATGGTGTACtaaaatctttatcttttctttttgaatatattgGAGAAATGGGAAAAGATTATATCTATGCTGTTAGTCCATTATTAGAAGATGCACTTATGGATAG GGATTTAGTACATAGGCAAACAGCTTGTGCAGCTATTAAACATATGGCACTTGGTGTTTATGGTTTTGGCTGCGAAGATGCactaattcatttattaaatcatgTATGGCCCAATGTTTTCGAAACTTCACCACATTTGGTACAAGCATTTATGGATGCAGTTGATGGTTTACGTGTTGCACTTGGcccaataaaaatattgcaatataCATTACAG ggTTTATTTCATCCTGCTAGAAAAGTTCGAGATGTGTattggaaaatatataattctctttatattGGTGGACAAGATGCTCTTGTTGCTGGTTATCCACGAATTATGAATGATCCAAAGAATCAATATATAAGATACGAATTGGactatattttgtaa